In the genome of Pseudoglutamicibacter cumminsii, one region contains:
- a CDS encoding DUF4245 domain-containing protein: MLENSDDAKKQPHDTGAAETGAAETTNAATPNSAPLPGEPGFKAPLTEKQAKRANQTLKGMIISTVLTILVVLPVILLNPANKKNEYNDRVDVAAVAQQTKETLDFDAIAPDLPEDWYVNYARWNPGTADGVAFWDLGVVIRDEAFAAVKQTDKANDSWVTLATDGSVPTGKKHTVDGTEWTERSSGGKGDKGKTSWVTQINGFTYVITMNNDVADFLPEVAETIQKSAP; encoded by the coding sequence GTGCTTGAGAATTCTGACGACGCGAAAAAACAGCCTCACGACACCGGAGCAGCTGAGACCGGCGCGGCTGAAACCACTAATGCCGCAACGCCTAACAGCGCCCCGCTGCCCGGCGAACCTGGTTTCAAGGCTCCGCTGACCGAGAAGCAAGCCAAGCGCGCCAACCAGACCCTCAAGGGCATGATCATCTCCACGGTGCTGACGATCCTCGTCGTCCTTCCGGTCATCTTGCTCAACCCCGCGAACAAGAAGAACGAATACAACGACCGCGTCGACGTTGCCGCAGTCGCGCAGCAGACCAAAGAAACCCTAGATTTCGATGCGATCGCACCAGATCTGCCCGAAGACTGGTACGTCAACTACGCCCGCTGGAACCCAGGCACCGCTGACGGCGTAGCGTTCTGGGACCTCGGCGTCGTGATCCGCGACGAAGCGTTCGCGGCCGTCAAACAGACAGACAAAGCCAACGACTCCTGGGTCACCCTCGCAACCGACGGCTCCGTCCCCACCGGGAAGAAGCACACCGTCGACGGCACCGAATGGACTGAACGTTCCAGCGGCGGCAAGGGCGACAAAGGCAAGACCAGCTGGGTCACACAGATCAACGGCTTCACCTACGTCATCACCATGAACAACGACGTCGCCGATTTCCTGCCGGAAGTCGCCGAAACCATCCAGAAATCCGCACCGTAA
- a CDS encoding prepilin peptidase, which yields MRTLIFSYAESGTLWGLIVAASLVCTCVAFVGFGAVLAVIDARTHRLPNVWVGRLSATCAFFLTLATFASIGAGEFLGFAWALAAAGGALVFLGLRWMTRKGLGLGDVKLAPVLCALCAVVSWGHVLLAGVLMCLIAGVHALIVMIATRNPRAFIAFGPAMLCGTGLALAL from the coding sequence ATGCGCACCCTGATTTTTTCCTATGCCGAGTCCGGCACGTTGTGGGGCCTTATCGTGGCTGCATCCCTCGTGTGCACGTGCGTGGCTTTCGTAGGGTTTGGTGCGGTTCTGGCGGTGATTGATGCGCGAACGCATCGTCTACCTAATGTGTGGGTTGGCCGACTGAGTGCAACGTGCGCGTTCTTCCTGACGCTCGCGACGTTCGCCTCGATCGGCGCGGGGGAGTTCCTCGGCTTCGCATGGGCCCTCGCAGCGGCGGGTGGAGCCCTTGTGTTTCTCGGTTTGCGGTGGATGACACGCAAGGGACTCGGCCTGGGTGACGTCAAACTTGCGCCGGTGCTGTGCGCCCTGTGCGCGGTGGTGAGCTGGGGTCATGTCCTACTGGCCGGGGTTCTGATGTGCCTCATCGCTGGCGTGCATGCGCTCATCGTGATGATTGCGACGCGGAACCCGCGTGCCTTCATCGCGTTTGGCCCGGCGATGCTGTGTGGAACCGGGCTTGCTTTAGCGCTGTAA
- a CDS encoding class II fumarate hydratase, with protein sequence MAETPKFRTEHDTMGEVLVPIDALYRAQTQRAVENFPISGKTLEPQHIHALAQVKRAAALANLELGVISQEIADAIVHAADEIIAGKHDDQFPIDVFQTGSGTSSNMNTNEVIAELATRELKANGSETQVHPNDHVNASQSSNDVFPTSVHVAVTGALVNDLIPALKYLSEALEKKRVEWKDVVKSGRTHLMDATPVTMGQVFGGYAAQVAYGVERVESSLPRVAEVPQGGTAVGTGINTPEGFPEKVIANLAENTGLPITEARNHFEAQANRDGLVEASGQLRNIAYSLLKINNDLRWMGSGPNTGLGELHIPDLQPGSSIMPGKVNPVICEAASMVCAQVIGNDTTISLSSTNGAFELNVGIPVMAANLLESIRLLSNTCRVMVDKMITDLTVNKDRARFLAEASPSVVTPLNKFIGYENAAKIAKKAVAEGMTVREATVALGFVGEGEGKISEADLDKALDVTTMTGRFN encoded by the coding sequence ATGGCTGAAACACCTAAATTCCGCACTGAACACGACACGATGGGCGAGGTCCTGGTACCGATCGACGCTCTGTACCGCGCACAGACCCAGCGTGCAGTTGAGAACTTCCCGATCTCCGGCAAGACGCTTGAGCCTCAGCACATCCACGCTCTGGCCCAGGTCAAGCGCGCTGCTGCTCTGGCTAACCTCGAACTCGGCGTGATCTCGCAGGAGATCGCTGACGCGATCGTTCACGCAGCTGACGAGATCATCGCTGGCAAGCACGACGATCAGTTCCCGATCGACGTCTTCCAGACCGGTTCCGGCACGTCCTCGAACATGAACACCAACGAGGTCATCGCAGAGCTTGCGACCCGCGAACTGAAGGCTAACGGCTCCGAGACCCAGGTTCACCCGAACGACCACGTCAACGCTTCCCAGTCCTCCAACGACGTGTTCCCAACCTCTGTTCACGTCGCGGTCACTGGCGCTCTCGTCAACGACCTCATCCCAGCGCTCAAGTACCTCTCCGAGGCACTCGAGAAGAAGCGCGTTGAGTGGAAGGACGTCGTCAAGTCCGGCCGCACCCACCTCATGGATGCAACCCCAGTGACGATGGGCCAGGTCTTCGGCGGCTACGCAGCTCAGGTCGCGTACGGCGTTGAGCGCGTTGAGTCTTCCCTTCCACGCGTAGCTGAGGTCCCACAGGGCGGCACCGCTGTTGGTACGGGCATCAACACTCCTGAAGGCTTCCCAGAGAAGGTCATCGCTAACCTCGCGGAGAACACCGGCCTGCCGATCACCGAGGCACGCAACCACTTCGAGGCTCAGGCTAACCGCGACGGCCTGGTTGAGGCTTCTGGCCAGCTTCGCAACATCGCGTACTCGCTGTTGAAGATCAACAACGACCTGCGTTGGATGGGTTCCGGCCCGAACACCGGCCTCGGAGAGCTCCACATCCCAGACCTCCAGCCAGGCTCCTCGATCATGCCAGGCAAGGTCAACCCAGTGATCTGCGAGGCCGCCTCCATGGTGTGCGCCCAGGTCATCGGTAACGACACGACCATCTCGCTGTCCTCGACCAACGGTGCGTTCGAGCTGAACGTCGGCATCCCTGTCATGGCCGCCAACCTGCTCGAGTCGATCCGCTTGCTCTCCAACACGTGCCGCGTGATGGTCGACAAGATGATCACCGACCTCACCGTCAACAAGGACCGCGCACGCTTCCTCGCTGAAGCATCGCCGTCCGTCGTAACCCCGCTGAACAAGTTCATCGGCTACGAAAACGCCGCGAAGATCGCTAAGAAGGCTGTCGCCGAAGGCATGACCGTTCGCGAGGCAACCGTTGCGCTCGGTTTCGTTGGCGAAGGCGAAGGCAAGATCTCCGAGGCAGACCTCGACAAGGCGCTCGACGTCACCACGATGACCGGTCGCTTCAACTAA
- a CDS encoding carbonic anhydrase, with the protein MPATNPTLTPDEALAVLLEGAERAALDRPLRPNSDKSRRELLRKEQHPIAAVVGCSDSRVPMEYAFDVGYGDLFAIRTAGHTLGETVIGSIEFAVEVLKVPLVMVLGHTSCGAVDAAKTTFDSGDTPPGNIAALVERILPSVVQAREDATTPGLSGAVEAHTRRTVKILRDLSHVLYRAEKAGKVKIVGAVYSLDTGTVKLVDPID; encoded by the coding sequence ATGCCTGCAACCAACCCAACCCTCACCCCAGACGAGGCACTCGCCGTCCTGTTGGAGGGCGCTGAACGTGCTGCCTTGGACCGTCCGTTGCGCCCCAACTCGGATAAGTCCCGCCGTGAGTTGCTGCGTAAAGAACAGCACCCGATCGCAGCTGTTGTTGGCTGCTCGGACTCCCGCGTCCCGATGGAGTACGCGTTCGATGTCGGCTACGGCGACCTGTTTGCGATCCGCACCGCTGGCCACACCTTGGGTGAAACAGTCATCGGCTCGATCGAGTTCGCGGTCGAGGTTCTCAAGGTGCCTCTGGTCATGGTGCTGGGCCACACGTCCTGCGGCGCCGTTGATGCCGCTAAAACGACCTTCGATTCGGGTGACACTCCCCCAGGGAACATCGCCGCACTCGTCGAACGCATCCTCCCTTCCGTGGTTCAGGCCCGCGAAGACGCAACCACCCCCGGGCTCAGCGGAGCCGTCGAGGCACACACCCGCCGCACCGTGAAGATCCTTCGCGACCTCTCTCACGTTCTCTACCGCGCGGAGAAAGCCGGCAAGGTCAAGATCGTTGGCGCCGTGTATTCGCTCGACACGGGGACGGTCAAGCTCGTCGACCCTATCGACTAG
- a CDS encoding isoprenyl transferase, with protein MKLPKVSWPPRFLYGLYERRLTRELKPEKLPGHIGVMVDGNRRWAKLAGASTASGHRAGADKILEFLEWCRELGIRTVTLYMLSTDNLNRDSSEVGALLRIIDETLTRVGSEGSMRVHPVGALDVLPPELADKLRGLRDSTADRTGLHVNVAVGYGGRREIVDAVRALLEDADAKGMNAGDVARELDADMIAKHLYTSGQPDPDLVIRTSGEQRLSGFLMWQSAYSEFYFCEALWPDFRRVDFLRALRDYQQRQRRFGG; from the coding sequence ATGAAACTACCGAAGGTTTCGTGGCCGCCGCGCTTCCTGTATGGGCTGTATGAGCGGCGGCTCACGCGTGAGTTGAAGCCCGAGAAGTTGCCGGGGCATATCGGCGTGATGGTCGATGGCAACCGGCGCTGGGCTAAGCTTGCGGGCGCTTCGACGGCCTCGGGGCATCGGGCTGGTGCGGATAAGATTCTCGAGTTTCTCGAGTGGTGCCGTGAGTTGGGTATCCGCACGGTGACTCTCTACATGCTCTCTACCGATAACCTCAACCGTGATTCGTCTGAGGTTGGCGCGCTGTTGCGGATCATCGACGAGACCTTGACCCGCGTAGGTTCCGAGGGTTCGATGCGTGTGCACCCGGTGGGTGCGTTGGATGTCTTGCCGCCTGAGCTAGCTGATAAGTTGCGCGGATTGCGTGACAGCACGGCTGACCGCACGGGGCTACACGTGAACGTCGCGGTGGGTTATGGTGGCCGCCGCGAGATTGTCGATGCGGTGCGTGCGTTGCTCGAGGACGCCGACGCGAAGGGCATGAACGCTGGTGATGTTGCGCGGGAGCTGGATGCGGATATGATCGCCAAGCACCTGTATACCTCTGGCCAGCCTGATCCGGATCTTGTGATTCGCACGTCTGGGGAGCAACGGTTGTCTGGCTTCTTGATGTGGCAGTCCGCGTATTCCGAATTCTATTTTTGTGAAGCGTTGTGGCCTGACTTCCGACGGGTGGACTTCCTGCGTGCGTTGCGGGACTATCAGCAGCGACAGCGTCGCTTTGGTGGGTAA